The proteins below come from a single Miscanthus floridulus cultivar M001 chromosome 1, ASM1932011v1, whole genome shotgun sequence genomic window:
- the LOC136549360 gene encoding uncharacterized protein has protein sequence MPGVASAAGSGIWSRRRDEITFDRLQKFWNDLPPQARQELLKLNKQTLIEQARKNFYCSRCNGLLLDSFAQIVIYGKSLQQEASDIGCPRTATESRITQGEQDGAQDPSVHPWGGLSTTKDGILTLLDCFIKAKSLRVLQNVFDNARAREREREMLYPDACGAGGRGWINQGMANYRGHRIREMCALHTAHLSCDTLVDFWSALGEETRSSLLRMKEEDFIEKLMYRFDSKRFCRECRRNVIREFKELKELKRMRREPRCTSWFCVADTAFQCEVFEDAVVVDWRQCLSEPDESYDHFEWAIGTDEGESDIFGFENVGMNAQVHRNGIDLDQFEDYFITLRAWRLDGQCTELCVKAHALKGQSCVHHRLVVGDGFVTMTKGESIRNFFEHAEEAEEEDEDDAMDRDGNDFDGDGAHPQKHAKSPELAREFLLDAAAVIFKDQVEKAFREGTAQQNAHSVFVSLALKLLEHRVHVACKEIITLEKQNKLLEEEEKEKREEQERRMKRRTREREKKNKRKERLKEKENNKGKRLDESKSPDDISSSAPSNSSTSTNDYSTNTLDSRDSATEVEDSAEVVNLCSPDSCVNQSSCTEINGENSVQCNAVTEFSPMDSSDLCTPDQSKSSRRSPMSREDFPRDQSCWYDDCQDESGRIGESQWKSRERTRSIDRSCNAASTSNNRTRERHSYNSCSCGHPEDYGVMDSCFLPTARSGREMKIARKSGVEKPRVQYHRCYTLDSFIVSKGNRAGCTQKNVIPKQVWEPMDARRKTNLHNTVHDSGSINNVDPLKHVVFDNSGSQKFGVGCESQPQVSESSRDVCNSDQPCANGGRNQTTSCASTPMVNKQNCYSENDEGSRHDEEMMMNSAGSDSSSSCMSEGDRESSSSSTTSSSAQSPESSSESEESPKRINSKVGTPSSRADSWSLLEACAGNGFREYQPKATRPAQNDMFGYNVSPVQDQLLHYQSMHAPQHPPITMGFHDRSWAAPMNGNFQYARPSHLYSSPLVFGIPGNHFIDYPYMAPAFSHIPPEPIHKASASFRAMPLSPPFRNGHRQVAGHTQRDMNLERYPSKVTMPTGMDPPEDKNKSGLKDLPEDKNKPWDADASFSLFQFNLPIASPVTPSSKDKSEELAARTPLVQVQAQLCSREQADVKEYNLFSSKDNGIFSFM, from the exons ATGCCGGGGGTGGCGTCCGCAGCGGGATCGGGGATCTGGTCGCGCCGGCGTGACGAGATCACGTTCGATCGCCTCCAGAAG ttCTGGAATGACTTGCCTCCTCAAGCACGGCAGGAACTCCTCAAATTGAATAAGCAAACTCTCATTGAACAAGCACGCAAGAATTTCTACTGCTCAAGGTGCAATGGGTTGCTTCTGGATAGTTTTGCACAAATTGTTATCTATGGGAAGTCACTGCAGCAAGAAGCTTCAGATATTGGTTGTCCGAGGACAGCTACTGAGTCAAGAATTACACAAGGAGAGCAAGATGGGGCTCAGGACCCATCAGTTCACCCCTGGGGAGGCCTTTCAACCACAAAAGATGGTATCCTTACACTTCTTGACTGCTTTATAAAAGCGAAATCATTACGGGTGCTTCAGAAT GTATTTGACAATGCACGGGCAAGAGAAAGGGAACGGGAAATGCTTTATCCTGATGCCTGTGGTGCAGGTGGCAGAGGATGGATTAACCAAGGGATGGCTAATTATAGGGGTCATCGAATAAGAGAAATGTGTGCTCTACACACTGCCCACCTCTCATGTGATACGCTGGTGGATTTCTGGTCagcacttggtgaagaaactaGATCATCTCTTCTGCGGATGAAGGAGGAAGATTTCATTGAAAAACTTATGTACAG GTTTGATAGCaagagattttgccgagagtgtCGAAGGAACGTTATCCGTGAATTCAAGGAGCTGAAGGAACTGAAGCGCATGCGAAGGGAGCCTCGCTGCaccagttggttttgtgttgcAGATACTGCTTTTCAGTGTGAG GTGTTTGAGGATGCTGTTGTAGTTGATTGGCGCCAGTGCTTATCAGAACCAGATGAATCTTATGATCACTTTGAATGGGCTATTGGGACAGATGAAGGAGAATCCGATATTTTTGGGTTTGAAAATGTTGGAATGAATGCACAAGTCCACAGAAATGGAATCGATCTTGATCAGTTTGAGGACTACTTCATAACGCTGCGAGCTTGGAGGCTTGATGGCCAGTGCACAGAGCTGTGTGTAAAAGCACATGCATTGAAGGGTCAATCATGTGTGCACCACAGGCTAGTTGTGGGTGATGGCTTTGTGActatgacaaagggcgaaagtaTTAGAAATTTCTTTGAGCATGCTGAAGAGGCCGAGGAAGAGGAT GAAGATGATGCCATGGACAGGGATGGAAATGATTTTGATGGTGATGGTGCCCATCCACAGAAGCATGCCAAGAGCCCTGAACTGGCAAGAGAATTTCTTTTGGATGCTGCTGCTGTAATATTCAAAGATCAG GTTGAGAAGGCCTTCAGGGAAGGTACAGCACAGCAAAATGCACATAGTGTTTTTGTGTCCCTTGCTTTAAAACTTTTGGAACATCGAGTTCATGTAGCATGCAAAGAAATCATTACGTTGGAAAAACAG AACAAACTTCTTGAGGAAGAGGAGAAAGAAAAGCGTGAAGAACAAGAGCGCAGGATGAAGAggagaacaagagagagagaaaagaagaacaagagaaaagaaaggctgaaagaaaaggaaaataatAAAGGGAAAAGACTAGATGAATCAAAGTCACCAGACGATATTTCATCTTCAGCTCCAAGCAACTCCTCAACATCTACCAATGATTATTCGACAAATACTCTGGACTCAAGAGATTCAGCTACGGAAGTGGAAGACAGTGCTGAAGTTGTGAATCTGTGCTCTCCTGACAGCTGTGTGAATCAATCTTCATGTACAGAAATTAATGGAGAAAACAGTGTCCAGTGCAATGCAGTTACAGAATTTTCTCCAATGGACAGCAGTGACCTTTGCACACCAGATCAATCCAAGTCATCGAGACGAAGTCCAATGTCAAGAGAGGATTTTCCTCGAGATCAGTCCTGTTGGTATGATGACTGCCAAGATGAATCTGGAAGAATTGGTGAATCACAATGGAAGTCAAGGGAAAGGACAAGAAGTATTGATAGAAGTTGCAATGCAGCATCCACCTCAAATAACAGAACAAGAGAGAGGCACTCATACAATTCTTGCAGCTGCGGCCATCCGGAAGACTATGGAGTTATGGACAGCTGTTTCTTGCCAACAGCTAGATCTGGCAGAGAGATGAAGATAGCAAGAAAATCAGGAGTTGAGAAACCCAGGGTGCAGTACCACAGATGCTATACTTTGGATAGCTTTATAGTGTCAAAAGGAAACCGTGCTGGTTGTACACAGAAAAATGTTATCCCAAAGCAAGTATGGGAGCCTATGGATGCTCGAAGGAAGACTAACTTACACAACACAGTTCATGATTCAGGTTCAATTAACAATGTTGATCCACTGAAACATGTGGTTTTTGATAATAGCGGATCTCAAAAGTTTGGTGTAGGATGTGAATCACAGCCTCAGGTTTCTGAAAGTTCCAGGGATGTTTGTAATTCAGATCAACCATGTGCAAATGGTGGGAGAAATCAAACTACTTCCTGTGCTAGTACTCCTATGGTGAATAAACAAAATTGTTACTCAGAAAATGATGAAGGCTCCAGGCATGATGAAGAGATGATGATGAACTCTGCCGGTTCTGATAGCTCCTCTTCATGTATGAGCGAGGGAGATAGGGAAAGCAGCTCCAGCAGTACAACCTCTTCGAGCGCTCAAAGTCCGGAATCGTCCTCTGAGTCTGAGGAATCACCCAAGAGAATAAACAGCAAAGTAGGTACACCATCATCAAGAGCTGATTCATGGTCTTTGCTTGAAGCATGTGCAGGAAATGGTTTCAGAGAATACCAACCAAAAGCCACCCGCCCAGCACAGAATGACATGTTTGGGTACAATGTATCCCCTGTCCAGGACCAGCTGCTGCATTACCAAAGCATGCATGCACCTCAACATCCGCCAATAACAATGGGGTTTCATGACCGTTCTTGGGCTGCACCAATGAATGGAAACTTCCAGTATGCTCGACCATCCCACCTTTATTCTAGTCCGCTCGTATTCGGAATACCTGGGAATCATTTTATTGATTATCCTTACATGGCTCCTGCCTTCAGCCATATACCTCCAGAGCCTATTCACAAGGCCTCAGCCAGCTTTAGAGCCATGCCTCTGTCACCGCCTTTTCGAAACGGACATAGGCAGGTTGCTGGCCATACTCAGAGAGACATGAATCTAGAGAGGTACCCTTCAAAGGTGACTATGCCGACAGGCATGGATCCCCCAGAAGACAAGAACAAGTCGGGCCTAAAGGATCTCCCAGAAGACAAGAACAAACCATGGGATGCGGATGCATCCTTCTCGCTGTTCCAATTCAACTTGCCAATAGCTTCGCCTGTAACACCATCATCAAAAGATAAGAGCGAAGAGCTGGCTGCAAGGACACCACTGGTTCAGGTTCAAGCTCAGCTTTGCTCGAGGGAACAGGCAGATGTGAAGGAGTATAACCTGTTCTCCTCGAAAGATAATGGTATATTTTCGTTTATGTAG
- the LOC136549349 gene encoding metal tolerance protein 4-like → MDANGREGWTPTGAGGNDDARAPLLAGPGRRRNSVASMRGEFVSRLPKKVLDAVDPERPSHVDFSRSKGLLEGEREYYEKQFATLRSFEEVDSLEESNGINEDEELAEQIQSEFAMKISNYANIILLALKVYTTIKSGSIAIAASTLDSLLDLMAGGILWFTHLSMKSTNVYKYPIGKLRVQPVGIIIFAAVMATLGFQVFIQAVEKLIVNEAPDKLNQVQLLWLYSIMIFATVVKLALWLYCRTSGNKIVRAYAKDHYFDVVTNVVGLAAAVLGDRFYWWIDPIGAIALAVYTISNWSGTVWENAVSLVGESAPPEMLQKLTYLAIRHHPQIKRVDTVRAYTFGVLYFVEVDIELPEDLPLKEAHAIGESLQIKIEELPEVERAFVHLDFECDHKPEHSILSKLPSSQP, encoded by the exons ATGGACGCCAACGGGCGCGAGGGATGGACGCCAACGGGCGCAGGGGGGAATGACGACGCGCGGGCGCCGCTCCTGGCCGGGCCCGGGCGGCGGCGCAACTCGGTCGCGTCCATGCGCGGGGAGTTCGTCTCGCGGCTGCCCAAGAAGGTGCTCGACGCCGTCGACCCCGAGCGCCCGTCGCACGTCGACTTCTCCCGCTCCAAGGGCCTCCTCGAAG GGGAGAGAGAGTACTATGAGAAACAATTTGCCACATTGAGGTCCTTTGAGGAAGTTGACTCACTAGAAGAATCCAATGGAATCAACGAGGATGAGGAGCTTGCGGAGCAAATCCAGAGTGAATTTGCCATGAAGATATCAAATTATGCAAACATTATTCTCTTAGCGTTGAAG GTATACACTACAATCAAAAGTGGATCAATTGCTATAGCTGCCTCAACACTGGATTCACTGCTTGATCTCATGGCTGGTGGTATCCTTTGGTTCACACATCTGTCAATGAAGAGCACCAATGTCTACAAGTACCCCATTGGCAAACTGAGGGTACAGCCTGTAGGCATTATCATCTTCGCTGCTGTCATGGCCACTTTAG GCTTCCAAGTATTTATTCAAGCTGTTGAAAAGCTGATAGTGAATGAGGCTCCAGACAAACTGAACCAAGTGCAATTACTGTGGCTATATTCAATCATGATCTTTGCAACAGTAGTGAAATTAGCTCTGTGGCTCTACTGCCGAACGTCTGGTAACAAGATTGTCCGTGCTTATGCTAAG GATCACTATTTTGATGTTGTCACAAATGTCGTGGGCTTGGCTGCTGCTGTCCTTGGTGATAGATTCTACTGGTGGATTGACCCAATTGGTGCAATTGCCCTTGCAGTGTACACAATTTCAAACTGGTCCGGAACGGTGTGGGAAAATGCAG TATCACTGGTAGGTGAATCAGCTCCTCCGGAGATGCTTCAGAAGTTGACATATCTGGCTATCAGACACCATCCTCAAATTAAGCGCGTTGATACAGTTCGGGCATACACCTTTGGGGTGCTTTACTTTGTTGAG GTTGACATCGAGCTCCCAGAGGACTTGCCACTTAAGGAGGCGCACGCCATCGGAGAATCTCTCCAAATCAAGATTGAGGAGCTCCCTGAAGTGGAGCGAGCATTCGTTCACCTCGATTTCGAGTGTGACCACAAGCCAGAGCATTCAATTCTCAGCAAGCTACCCAGCAGCCAGCCTTGA
- the LOC136503336 gene encoding uncharacterized protein, with protein MAAASTSLSLGFSSHHRPTPRIRPQSQAQSQPPNAKPPKPLRLSLTLTPATAKPRLAAGPDDVAVADIVEKDWSFLESAGANLQRALAAGALSPALRVLALTPTASFVSSLLASSPCELLVAAHESMYVLAGVKEAHDEVRCFHLEGGGGGRGGGVVEAVPVRFDDFDVVFVCYFPGMGVSAAALLKSLARRCSKGARVVMFLDQGRQNFEQQRREHPDVVTSDLPNKAFLEKAASGNKYEITEFVDEPSFYLAVLQFQG; from the exons ATggccgccgcctccacctcccTTTCCCTTGGCTTCTCCTCTCACCACCGTCCCACTCCCAGAATCCGACCCCAATCCCAGGCCCAGTCGCAACCACCGAACGCAAAACCACCTAAACCCCTCCGCCTTAGCCTAACCCTCACCCCGGCGACCGCGAAGCCCCGCCTCGCCGCGGGGCCCGACGACGTCGCCGTCGCTGACATCGTGGAGAAGGACTGGTCGTTCCTCGAGTCCGCGGGCGCAAACCTCCAGCGCGCGCTCGCCGCGGGGGCGCTCTCGCCGGCGTTGCGGGTGCTGGCCCTGACGCCCACGGCGTCCTTCGTGAGCTCGCTCCTCGCGTCCTCGCCCTGCGAGCTACTGGTGGCCGCGCACGAGTCGATGTACGTGCTGGCGGGGGTCAAGGAGGCGCACGACGAGGTGAGGTGCTTCCACCTGGAGGGTGGGGGTGGGGGCAGGGGCGGCGGCGTGGTGGAGGCCGTGCCGGTGAGGTTCGACGACTTCGATGTCGTGTTCGTGTGCTACTTCCCTGGAATGGGAGTCTCCGCCGCGGCGCTCCTCAAATCGCTGGCCAGGAGGTGCTCAAAAG GTGCAAGAGTTGTCATGTTCTTAGATCAAGGCAGACAGAATTTTGAGCAACAACGGAGAGAGCATCCTGATGTTGTAACTTCTGATTTGCCCAATAAAGCCTTCCTGGAGAAGGCTGCATCTGGGAACAAGTATGAAATAACAGAGTTTGTTGACGAGCCTAGCTtttaccttgctgttttgcaatTTCaaggatga